One region of Mycobacterium riyadhense genomic DNA includes:
- the meaB gene encoding methylmalonyl Co-A mutase-associated GTPase MeaB, whose protein sequence is MTSESNDTVEQLAAAVRSGDRAALPRAITLVESTRADHRERAQRLLLALLPESGKAHRVGITGVPGVGKSTAIEALGVYLIEQGHRVAVLAVDPSSTRSGGSILGDKTRMARLSVHPDAYIRPSPTSGTLGGVAKATRETVVLLEAAGFDVILIETVGVGQSEVAVANMVDTFVLLTLARTGDQLQGIKKGVLELADIVVVNKADGEHLRDARLAARELSSAIRLIYPRETLWRPPVLTMSAIQGSGLTELWETVERHCQVLTDAGEFEARRRDQQVDWTWQMVRDAVLDRVLSNPAVRKIRADIEAQVRSGALTPAMAAQQILDTASS, encoded by the coding sequence GTGACATCCGAAAGCAACGACACGGTTGAGCAACTGGCGGCCGCAGTGCGCAGCGGCGATCGCGCGGCACTGCCACGGGCCATCACGCTGGTGGAGTCCACCCGCGCCGACCACCGTGAGCGGGCACAGCGGCTGCTGCTGGCGTTGCTGCCGGAATCCGGGAAGGCGCATCGCGTCGGCATCACCGGCGTCCCGGGGGTGGGCAAGTCCACCGCCATCGAAGCGCTCGGCGTGTACCTCATCGAACAGGGACACCGGGTGGCGGTGTTGGCGGTCGACCCGTCGTCAACCCGTAGCGGCGGCTCGATCCTGGGTGACAAGACCCGGATGGCCCGGCTGTCAGTGCATCCGGATGCCTACATCCGACCGTCGCCAACCTCGGGCACGTTGGGCGGGGTGGCAAAGGCCACCCGGGAGACCGTTGTCCTATTGGAGGCAGCCGGTTTTGACGTGATTCTGATCGAAACCGTGGGTGTAGGTCAGTCTGAAGTCGCGGTGGCCAACATGGTCGACACCTTCGTGTTGTTGACGCTGGCGCGGACCGGTGATCAGTTGCAGGGCATCAAAAAGGGCGTGCTGGAGCTGGCCGACATCGTGGTGGTCAACAAGGCCGACGGGGAGCACCTGCGCGACGCGCGGTTGGCCGCTCGGGAGTTATCCTCGGCGATCAGACTGATCTATCCACGCGAAACACTGTGGCGGCCACCAGTTCTCACCATGAGCGCGATCCAGGGGAGCGGCCTGACCGAGCTATGGGAAACCGTCGAGCGGCATTGTCAGGTGCTGACCGACGCCGGCGAGTTCGAGGCCCGCCGGCGTGACCAGCAGGTCGACTGGACCTGGCAGATGGTACGTGACGCGGTCTTGGACCGGGTGTTGTCCAACCCTGCGGTGCGAAAGATCCGCGCCGACATCGAGGCCCAGGTGCGATCGGGGGCGTTGACCCCGGCCATGGCGGCCCAGCAAATACTGGACACGGCGTCTTCCTAA
- a CDS encoding serine hydrolase domain-containing protein, with protein MKVDTRVDRRAVPPHDALDAGHRVSGAADSNFACVVRAFAKMFPNRRFGGGALAVYLDGQPVVDVWTGWSDRGGKVPWAPDTAPMVFSATKGLASTVIHRLADRGLIDYDAPVAEYWREFGANGKAALSVRDVMRHQAGLSGLRGATQRDLLDHVEMEERLAAAAPGRLLGKPAYHALTFGWLMSGLARAVTGKGMRMLIREELAEPLGTDGLHLGRPPAEAATRVAEIIMPQNISGHPWLNYAAYKVADRLSGAFRSMYFRGVLAAVRGEIPLLDAEMPAANGVVTARGLAKMYGAIANGGEIDGTRLLSRGIVAGLTGRPSLRMDRNLLVPLSFHLGYHCVPFGNVMPGFGHVGMGGSVGWADPATGMAFAYVHNRLLSPFLVADHVGLATLGNLIRQGVARARRRGFERVSEFGAPFAELGAVAG; from the coding sequence GTGAAGGTTGACACCCGAGTCGATCGCCGTGCGGTCCCTCCCCACGATGCCCTTGACGCGGGTCATCGTGTGTCCGGCGCGGCGGACTCAAACTTTGCTTGCGTCGTTCGTGCCTTTGCCAAGATGTTTCCCAATCGCCGATTCGGTGGCGGGGCGCTGGCGGTATATCTCGACGGACAACCCGTCGTCGACGTGTGGACGGGCTGGTCCGACCGAGGTGGCAAAGTTCCATGGGCGCCAGATACTGCGCCGATGGTGTTTTCGGCAACCAAGGGATTGGCTTCCACCGTTATCCACCGACTGGCCGACCGAGGGCTGATCGACTACGACGCGCCCGTTGCTGAGTATTGGCGGGAGTTCGGCGCCAACGGCAAGGCGGCGCTGTCCGTTCGTGACGTGATGCGGCACCAGGCCGGGTTGTCGGGCTTGCGCGGCGCGACGCAAAGAGACTTGCTGGATCACGTCGAAATGGAGGAGCGATTGGCGGCGGCGGCTCCCGGACGCCTGCTGGGCAAACCCGCGTACCACGCGCTGACCTTCGGATGGCTGATGTCCGGGCTGGCGCGGGCGGTGACCGGCAAGGGGATGCGGATGCTGATCCGCGAGGAGCTTGCCGAGCCATTGGGCACTGACGGCCTGCACCTGGGCCGGCCGCCCGCGGAGGCGGCCACCCGGGTCGCCGAAATCATCATGCCGCAGAACATTTCCGGACATCCGTGGCTCAACTATGCGGCATACAAGGTCGCCGACCGTCTGTCCGGTGCATTCCGTTCTATGTACTTCCGTGGCGTCCTGGCGGCTGTGCGCGGCGAGATTCCGCTGCTGGACGCTGAGATGCCGGCAGCCAACGGGGTGGTGACGGCCCGCGGCCTGGCCAAAATGTACGGTGCCATCGCCAATGGCGGCGAAATTGACGGCACTCGGTTGCTCTCGCGCGGGATCGTCGCGGGGCTGACCGGCCGTCCGAGCCTGCGGATGGACCGAAACCTCCTGGTGCCGTTGTCGTTCCATCTCGGCTACCACTGCGTGCCCTTCGGCAACGTGATGCCAGGCTTTGGCCACGTCGGGATGGGCGGGTCTGTTGGCTGGGCCGACCCGGCTACCGGAATGGCCTTCGCGTACGTGCACAACCGGCTGTTGTCGCCGTTCTTGGTGGCCGATCACGTCGGGTTGGCCACCCTGGGCAACCTCATCCGGCAAGGTGTCGCGCGTGCCCGCAGACGCGGCTTCGAGCGGGTAAGCGAGTTCGGGGCGCCGTTCGCCGAGCTGGGAGCCGTGGCGGGCTAA
- a CDS encoding dodecin, producing the protein MSNHTYRVIEIVGTSPEGVDAAVRNGLERAAQTMRGLDWFEVESIRGHLVDGAVGHFQVTMKVGFRLEDS; encoded by the coding sequence ATGAGTAATCACACCTACCGCGTGATCGAGATTGTCGGAACCTCTCCCGAGGGCGTTGACGCGGCTGTCCGCAACGGTCTGGAGCGTGCGGCGCAGACCATGCGCGGCCTCGACTGGTTCGAAGTGGAGTCGATTCGTGGTCACCTGGTGGACGGCGCCGTTGGGCACTTCCAGGTGACGATGAAAGTCGGCTTCCGTCTGGAAGATTCTTAG
- a CDS encoding glycosyltransferase family 87 protein: MKRPVAVVRGVKSAIRQRYVVIVGQSERSLLLGIVLVATTISVVTGFVLTQYYSIDVPSSLIFVPHDCYLDWGMNVGRHCFSDYTMPVTLGLRSNPWEPYPAWTSADHVPFQNNYPPAGMVPHMAFGLLGQWLHAPRIGLLGYLLALSMAVFSPAAWASRSGHGYERLVIFIACGIAAIPAWMAIDRGNSVGFVVPIALVYLVALCRGRWRLAAIMIILAALVKPQFVVLAVVLFAARQWRWGGIAVAGSVFFNFAAYLLWPHDFPQTVMQSMHGTVEAGAFQRLVGGINVSFGRVVLLFPDYIAARANGGTIPDGFLLDLRSLVGYVILVGVVAAVIALGRRIPPVMAGIVVLTTASLFPALTHPYYLVFALPIAALVVRDPDGPPGSGIFDRYATVGGRRRAVGVLVTIATALSIAHMIVPGSSYHGKIVGQLGLPGIEVVTEPMLSSTLLLVPILWLIATVAVIVSYLRKPACVLPTEPSRESEEAPDSWPPKAELIAELRNPRSSSLEV, encoded by the coding sequence GTGAAGCGACCCGTAGCGGTTGTGCGGGGTGTGAAGTCGGCGATCCGACAACGCTATGTCGTGATCGTCGGCCAATCCGAGCGCAGCCTCCTGCTCGGCATCGTCCTGGTGGCCACGACAATTTCGGTGGTGACGGGATTTGTTCTCACCCAGTACTACTCGATCGACGTCCCTTCCTCGCTGATTTTTGTCCCGCATGACTGCTACCTGGATTGGGGGATGAACGTCGGCCGACACTGCTTCAGCGACTACACGATGCCGGTGACCCTCGGGTTGCGGTCCAATCCGTGGGAGCCCTACCCGGCATGGACCTCAGCCGACCACGTGCCGTTCCAGAACAACTACCCGCCCGCAGGGATGGTGCCGCACATGGCCTTTGGGTTGCTCGGTCAATGGCTGCACGCGCCGCGAATCGGGTTGCTCGGCTACCTGCTCGCGTTGTCGATGGCTGTCTTTAGTCCTGCCGCGTGGGCCTCGCGCAGTGGACACGGCTACGAGCGACTGGTCATCTTCATAGCGTGCGGCATCGCGGCCATCCCAGCATGGATGGCCATCGATCGAGGTAACTCCGTGGGGTTCGTCGTGCCGATCGCGCTGGTCTATCTGGTCGCCCTGTGCCGCGGCCGGTGGAGACTCGCCGCGATCATGATCATCCTGGCGGCGCTGGTAAAACCGCAGTTCGTGGTGTTGGCGGTCGTACTCTTCGCGGCTCGGCAATGGCGGTGGGGCGGTATCGCGGTGGCCGGTTCGGTTTTTTTCAACTTTGCCGCATATCTACTGTGGCCACACGACTTCCCGCAGACGGTCATGCAATCGATGCACGGTACCGTCGAGGCCGGCGCGTTCCAGCGACTCGTTGGGGGGATCAATGTGTCGTTCGGACGGGTGGTCCTGCTGTTCCCCGATTACATTGCGGCGAGAGCCAACGGCGGCACGATACCGGATGGCTTTCTCTTGGATCTGCGATCGCTCGTCGGGTACGTGATCCTCGTCGGTGTCGTGGCCGCGGTGATCGCTCTTGGACGCCGCATTCCCCCTGTCATGGCGGGGATCGTCGTACTGACTACGGCGTCGCTGTTCCCCGCCCTGACTCACCCCTACTATCTGGTGTTCGCGCTACCGATCGCCGCGCTGGTGGTCCGGGACCCGGACGGACCGCCCGGATCCGGAATTTTCGACCGGTACGCCACGGTCGGCGGCCGCCGCCGCGCAGTTGGAGTGTTGGTGACGATCGCCACGGCCCTGAGCATCGCCCACATGATCGTGCCGGGCTCGTCATACCATGGGAAGATCGTGGGGCAGTTGGGGCTGCCGGGAATCGAGGTCGTGACCGAACCGATGCTTTCCAGCACGCTGCTGCTGGTGCCAATCCTGTGGCTGATCGCCACCGTGGCAGTCATCGTGTCGTACCTGCGCAAGCCTGCCTGCGTACTCCCAACTGAGCCGTCTCGGGAATCCGAGGAAGCCCCGGATAGCTGGCCGCCCAAAGCCGAGTTGATCGCAGAGTTGCGAAATCCCAGGTCGTCGAGCCTTGAAGTGTGA
- a CDS encoding nucleotide sugar dehydrogenase has translation MAISYGPTRNIDLRKEFALGANVGENGSTAPSERICIIGGAGHVGLPLALVLADVGFNVDILDTNAEALKTIMAGRMPFIENGAEDLLKRLLPTGRICATTDSWAVRNADIVICVVGTPVDEYLTPQAHAFFRIIDEISPYFHDEQTLVLRSTVYPGLTQRVHDLFQERGIGVHVTFCPERIAQGHSIRELRMIPQIISGFDDEGVRVVRKLFSRITSEIIEVEPQEAELAKLFCNSYRYIQFAVANQFYLLSREAGLDFDRVHHAATYKNGRVDSMPKAGLAAGPCLLKDTMQLAAFSNNNFMLGHAAMLINEGQPQFIVNMLKRRVNLRDKTVGILGMTFKADCDDTRDSLSFKLRHLLILEAKEVLLHDPFLEGKDYHPLDTVVERADVLVVGVPHSDYRDLRVPRGKIVEDVWGCLDVSELDEDARNGAYLVTLGTGAAVQ, from the coding sequence ATGGCGATCTCTTACGGTCCAACACGCAATATCGATCTACGTAAGGAATTTGCCTTGGGTGCAAACGTGGGGGAAAACGGATCAACTGCACCATCTGAACGCATCTGCATCATCGGCGGCGCCGGCCATGTCGGCCTGCCGCTCGCCCTGGTGCTGGCCGACGTGGGTTTCAACGTCGATATCTTGGACACCAACGCCGAGGCATTGAAAACCATCATGGCCGGCCGGATGCCGTTCATCGAGAACGGCGCCGAAGACCTGCTGAAGCGCCTGTTGCCGACGGGGCGTATCTGTGCGACCACGGATTCATGGGCAGTCAGGAATGCCGACATCGTGATCTGTGTCGTTGGGACACCGGTCGACGAATACCTGACCCCGCAGGCGCACGCGTTCTTTCGCATCATCGACGAGATCAGTCCCTACTTCCACGACGAGCAGACCCTCGTTCTGCGAAGCACTGTCTACCCGGGACTGACCCAACGCGTCCACGACCTGTTCCAGGAGCGCGGCATTGGCGTTCATGTGACGTTCTGTCCGGAACGCATCGCACAAGGGCACTCAATTCGCGAGCTGCGGATGATTCCCCAAATCATCAGTGGATTCGACGACGAGGGCGTTCGGGTGGTCCGCAAGTTATTCTCGCGGATTACCAGCGAGATCATCGAGGTCGAGCCGCAGGAGGCTGAGCTGGCCAAGCTGTTCTGCAACAGCTACCGCTACATTCAGTTCGCGGTCGCCAACCAGTTTTACCTGCTCAGCCGTGAAGCGGGACTCGACTTCGATCGCGTCCACCATGCGGCGACGTACAAGAATGGCCGGGTCGACAGCATGCCGAAAGCCGGACTGGCGGCCGGGCCGTGTCTGCTGAAGGACACCATGCAGCTCGCGGCCTTCAGCAACAACAACTTTATGTTGGGCCACGCGGCCATGCTCATCAACGAAGGCCAGCCGCAGTTCATCGTCAACATGCTCAAGCGTCGGGTGAACCTGCGCGACAAGACCGTTGGCATCCTGGGCATGACATTCAAGGCCGACTGCGATGACACGCGCGACTCACTCAGCTTCAAGCTGAGGCATCTGTTGATCCTCGAAGCCAAAGAAGTGCTGCTGCACGACCCGTTCCTGGAGGGCAAGGATTACCACCCGCTCGACACCGTCGTGGAGCGGGCCGATGTGTTGGTCGTCGGTGTGCCCCACTCTGACTACCGCGATCTCCGGGTGCCGCGGGGCAAGATAGTCGAAGATGTCTGGGGCTGCCTGGATGTCAGCGAGCTTGACGAAGACGCACGCAATGGCGCGTACTTGGTGACTCTGGGGACGGGAGCAGCGGTCCAGTGA
- a CDS encoding NAD-dependent epimerase/dehydratase family protein: protein MKVLVTGSAGFINGYVVDELLRAGHEVVGIDNYSKYGKVSKSYDDHPRYHFVEGDVKDVDLMFKLVEGCDQMVASAARIGGITYFHEYAYDLLAENERIAAAHFDTAIYAYKKGWLKKINVISSSMVFENASVFPTPEKHITECPPPTSTYGFQKLACEYFAHGAYEQYGLPYTIIRPFNCVGTGEQRALGGREIPSGNVKLAMSHVVPDLIQKVAKGQDPLHILGDGTQVRHYTYGGDLARGIRTCMEHPAALNDDFNLSTPEATTVVQLAELIWRKMRPDTPFRYESDPPFEHDVQLRSPEVHKASEVLDYSATTSLDTMLDEVIPWVVNAVAAGTI, encoded by the coding sequence GTGAAGGTACTCGTAACCGGCAGTGCGGGATTCATCAACGGCTACGTTGTCGACGAGCTGCTTCGCGCCGGCCACGAAGTCGTCGGGATCGACAACTACTCGAAGTACGGCAAGGTCTCGAAGAGCTACGACGATCACCCGCGCTACCACTTCGTCGAGGGCGACGTCAAAGACGTTGATCTGATGTTCAAGCTGGTCGAGGGCTGCGACCAGATGGTGGCCAGTGCGGCCCGCATCGGCGGCATTACCTACTTCCACGAGTATGCCTATGACTTGCTGGCCGAAAACGAGCGCATCGCGGCGGCGCACTTCGATACTGCGATCTATGCATACAAGAAGGGCTGGCTCAAGAAGATCAACGTGATTAGTTCGTCGATGGTGTTCGAGAACGCGTCTGTGTTCCCGACGCCGGAGAAGCACATCACCGAATGCCCGCCTCCGACAAGCACTTACGGCTTCCAAAAACTGGCCTGCGAGTATTTTGCGCACGGCGCCTACGAGCAATACGGTCTTCCGTACACGATCATTCGCCCGTTCAATTGTGTGGGGACGGGCGAGCAGCGGGCGCTGGGTGGGCGCGAAATTCCAAGCGGCAACGTCAAACTCGCGATGAGCCACGTTGTGCCGGATCTGATCCAAAAGGTAGCCAAGGGCCAAGACCCGCTGCACATCCTTGGGGATGGCACTCAGGTGCGCCACTACACCTACGGCGGCGACCTGGCCAGAGGCATTCGCACCTGCATGGAGCATCCGGCCGCGCTCAACGACGACTTCAACCTCTCCACCCCTGAGGCCACCACGGTGGTGCAACTCGCCGAACTGATCTGGCGCAAGATGCGTCCCGACACACCCTTTCGCTACGAAAGCGATCCGCCGTTCGAGCACGACGTCCAGCTACGCTCCCCGGAGGTGCACAAGGCATCCGAGGTGCTCGACTACTCGGCGACCACCTCGCTGGATACCATGCTGGACGAGGTCATACCCTGGGTCGTCAATGCCGTTGCGGCGGGAACCATCTGA
- a CDS encoding glycosyltransferase, which yields MRGDPDLKQLYRNRFGHARESRSAIWGVLVRNFFQARIRRSDTVVDLGCGYGEFLNHVRAARRIGVDLNPDSAAMLEPEVEFHKGRADDLGFLEDGSVDVVFTSNLLEHLQTKAEVERTIAEARRVLKPGGQLIAMGPNIRFVPGDYWDFWDHAVPISDRSLIELLKFNQFDIMESYDRFLPYTSSSPWPQAPILVQLYLGSKMAWRMFGRQFVIRARKPRSETADERLISVVIPVYNEGENIQVCVRRLTEALADTPHELLVCYDFDEDTTLPVLAAMPDKPTTVRLVHNSLGKGVANALIAGFASARGDVVVTSMADLSDPPSAIPLMAAKIREEGADVVSGSRYMSGGSQHGGPRLKTLMSRTAGLSLHYVGRLPTHDATTNFRAYSRRFLEDVPVESVRGFEVGLELTTKAHLLGYRIDEVPSSWHDRTAGTSKFDLVGWLPAYLHWYGLAMRGPMLRWTGGGVAALAAAQLTRRRGLGNRRSWARKAMSLR from the coding sequence ATGCGAGGTGACCCCGACCTGAAGCAGCTCTACCGCAATCGCTTCGGACACGCGCGGGAGTCGCGATCTGCCATCTGGGGTGTACTGGTTCGCAACTTCTTCCAAGCCCGGATCAGGCGCAGCGATACGGTGGTCGATCTGGGCTGTGGGTATGGCGAATTCCTGAATCACGTGCGCGCCGCCCGCCGAATCGGCGTCGATCTGAATCCGGACAGCGCCGCCATGCTTGAGCCTGAGGTCGAGTTCCACAAGGGTCGCGCCGACGACCTCGGCTTCCTCGAGGATGGCTCGGTGGACGTCGTCTTCACCAGCAACTTGTTGGAGCATCTGCAGACCAAGGCAGAGGTTGAGCGGACCATCGCCGAGGCACGCCGGGTGCTCAAGCCGGGCGGGCAGCTTATCGCAATGGGTCCGAACATTCGATTCGTCCCAGGCGACTATTGGGACTTCTGGGACCATGCGGTGCCGATCAGTGATCGTTCACTGATCGAGCTACTGAAGTTCAATCAGTTCGACATCATGGAGTCCTACGACCGTTTCCTGCCGTACACGTCGTCGTCGCCTTGGCCGCAAGCGCCGATCTTGGTGCAGCTGTATCTGGGGTCCAAAATGGCGTGGCGGATGTTCGGCAGGCAGTTCGTGATCCGCGCCCGCAAGCCGCGATCGGAGACCGCTGACGAGCGCCTGATCAGTGTCGTCATTCCGGTGTACAACGAGGGCGAGAATATTCAAGTCTGCGTCAGGCGGCTCACGGAGGCGTTAGCGGACACACCACACGAACTGCTGGTGTGCTACGACTTCGACGAGGACACCACGCTGCCGGTACTTGCCGCCATGCCCGACAAACCGACCACCGTGCGGCTGGTCCACAACTCGCTGGGCAAAGGTGTGGCAAATGCGCTGATCGCCGGCTTCGCCTCCGCACGTGGCGACGTGGTCGTCACCAGCATGGCCGATCTGTCGGATCCTCCTTCGGCAATTCCGCTGATGGCGGCCAAGATTCGGGAAGAGGGAGCCGACGTCGTCAGCGGGTCTCGGTATATGTCCGGCGGCTCCCAGCATGGCGGACCTCGATTGAAGACCTTGATGTCACGGACCGCGGGACTCAGCCTGCACTACGTGGGTCGGCTACCGACCCACGATGCCACCACTAACTTTCGTGCATACAGCCGTCGTTTTCTCGAGGATGTCCCGGTGGAGAGCGTGCGTGGGTTCGAAGTCGGCCTGGAGCTCACGACAAAGGCGCATCTGCTGGGCTATCGCATCGACGAGGTCCCCAGCAGTTGGCATGACCGGACCGCCGGCACCAGCAAGTTCGATCTGGTCGGTTGGCTCCCTGCGTATCTGCACTGGTACGGGCTGGCCATGCGGGGCCCGATGCTACGTTGGACCGGCGGTGGGGTGGCGGCGCTAGCAGCCGCACAGCTCACGCGCCGACGTGGGCTCGGGAACCGTCGGAGTTGGGCGCGAAAGGCTATGTCGTTAAGGTGA